The Lebetimonas natsushimae genomic sequence GAAGGTACAAAGCCTGAAACACAAATTGAAATAAAAACGCCTTTGATTCATTTAAAAAAAGAGGATATTGTAAAAGAAGCAATAAAATACAACGTGCCGCTTGAACTTACCTGGAGCTGTTATCAAAATGAAGATGAGGCTTGCGGGGTATGTGACAGCTGCAGACTGAGACTCAAGGGATTTGAAAAAGCGGGGGTTAAAGACAAAATACCTTATAAGAAAATGAAGGAGAAATAATGCAAAAAAAAATAAAAATAGTTGAAACACTTTTAGATGCACTGCCTTTTATAAGAGAATTTTACGGTAAAACAATTGTAATTAAATACGGTGGGGCGGCTCAGATTGATGAAAGATTGAAAGAAAGTTTTGCAATTGACATTACAATGCTTTATATGGTGGGAATTAAACCTGTTATAGTTCATGGAGGAGGAAAAAGAATTACTGAAATTTTAAATGCTCTTAATGTAAAAACAGAATTTAGAGACGGAGTAAGGGTAACTACTAAAGAATCTATCAAAATTGCAGAAATGGTTCTAAGTGGGGAGATTAATAAAGAAATTGTAAATATGCTAAATCAGCATGGGGCAAAAGCTATTGGGATAAACGGGAAAGATATGTCTTTTATGAAAGCCAAATCTTTAATAGGATATACCGGGGAAATTACTTCGGTAAACGGAGTGTTTTTAAATAAACTGCTTTTGGAAAATTTAATCCCTGTAATTGCACCGAT encodes the following:
- the argB gene encoding acetylglutamate kinase is translated as MQKKIKIVETLLDALPFIREFYGKTIVIKYGGAAQIDERLKESFAIDITMLYMVGIKPVIVHGGGKRITEILNALNVKTEFRDGVRVTTKESIKIAEMVLSGEINKEIVNMLNQHGAKAIGINGKDMSFMKAKSLIGYTGEITSVNGVFLNKLLLENLIPVIAPIAAGESPTHPGYNINADTAASEIASSIGAKRVIFLTDTPGVLDKNKKLLSSLTKKEIDNLKADGTIAGGMIPKVDAALRAVEKGVEKAHIIDGRVEHSILLELLTSEGIGTEIKN